CAAGCTGCTCTACCTGACGAACGACGGCCGCCTCGCGTTCGGCGTGCAGAGCGGCGGCACCAGGCCCACCGTCACCTCGCCCGGCTCGTACAACGACGGCTCCTGGCACCACGCGGTCGCCACCCAGGGGCCGTCGGGCATGGTGCTGTACGTCGACGGGCAGCCGGTCGGCACGAACGCGGCAACCGGTAACCGCTCGTACAACGGGTACTGGCGGGTCGGCGGGGACGCCATGAACAACGCCTGGCCGAACCGGCCCACGAGCGACTACTTCGCCGGGCAGGTGGACGAGACCGCGGTCTACCCGTCGGCGCTGACCGCCGCCCAGGTCGCCGCGCACCACGAGCTGGCGGGCACCCCGCCGGGCCCCGGTGACAGCACCGTCACCCTCACCCCGGACGAGGACGCCTATGTCAACAGCGTGGCGGCGAACGCGAACTACAACGACAGCCAGCTCGCCTCACGGGGCACCACGGCCTACCTGAGCTATCTGCGGTTCACGCTGCCGTCCGCTCCGGCGGGCCAGGTGCTCAGGAGCGCGCGGCTCACCTTCCGTACCTCGTCGGACTCGACGGCGGGTTCGGCCGACAGCCACAGCATCGTGCCGGTCACCGGCGCGTGGACCGAGTCGGCGGTCACCTACAACACCCGGCCGACGCTCTCCACGTCCGTGCTGGGGACCATCACCGGCGCGTCCGCGGTCTCCACCGACCACTCGGCGGACCTCGACGCGACGGCACTGGACGGGGCCCTCGGCTCCGTCACCTCACTCGCCCTGACCAGCAGCGGGACGGACAGTCTCCGCATCTGGTCGAGCGAGGCAACCGCGGCCTACCGGCCGCAGCTCGTCCTCACCTTCGGAGATGAATGATGAACGCAAGCACGGGGCGGAGACATGGGGGGAGCGGCCGTGTACGGGCCGCGTCCGCCGCGCTCTGCCTGTTCGCCGGAGCCCTGACCGCGACAGCGGCCGGGACCTCCCCGGCGGCCGCGCTCACACCCCCGGTGTCCATCACGGCGGACGACCTCACCACCTGGCAGACCAACGGCATCGTCTGGTCGATGGCCGCGACGGACGGGGTCGTCTACGCGGGCGGCACCTTCTCCACCGTCCGGCCGCCGGGCGCGGCGGCGGGCACCTCCGAGGAGCCCGCGGTCAACTTCGCCGCGTTCGACGCGGCCACGGGCGCGCCGACGGGGTGCAGCCTGTCGTTCACGCTGTCCTCGGGAAGCGCGACCGTACGGGCTCTCGCGCTCTCCCCGGACGGCGGGACCCTCTACGCCGGCGGACAGTTCGGCGCGGTGAACGGGGTGGGCGTCAGCAACATCGTGGCCGTCGACACGGCGACCTGCACGCCGCGCCAGGACTTCAAGATCGCCGTCTCGGCGACGGTACGGGCCCTGGACGTCACGGCGGACACCGTCTACCTGGCCGGTGACTTCAACAGCGTGGGCGGCCAGACACGCAACAAGTTCGCCGCGGTCACCACGGCCGCCGGCCTTCTGCCGTGGACCGCGAACGCGGACGAGGTGGCCAGGGCGGTCCAGGTGACCCCGGACGGGCAGCACGTGGCGCTCGGCGGTGACTTCTTCACCGTGAACGGCACCACCTCGCACGCCCTGGCGGTGGTCGACGCCACCACGGGCGCGCTCACCAGGAGCTACCCGGGCTTCATCCCCAACACCTCGACGGTGCAGGACCTCACGACGGACGCGACCGGGCTGTACACCGCCAACGAGGGCACCGGAGGCGGGGTCTTCGACGGCCGGATCGCCATCGATCTCGACGACTACCAGCAGCGCTGGCGGGACACCTGCCTGGGCGCCACCCAGGCCGTGCTGGTCCACTCGGGCGTGCTGTACAGCGGGAGCCACGCCCACGACTGCGCCAGCATGGGCGGCTTCCCGGACCAGCCGCGCAGGCACCTGCTGGCCCAGTCGGTGGACGACCCGACGCTCCTGCCCTGGTTCCCGGACACGAACGACGGCATCGGTGAGCCCGTCGGGCCGCGGGTCATGACGCAGACCGACAAGGGCGGCCGCCACTACCTGTGGGTGGGCGGTGAGTTCACCACCGTCAACGGCTCCGGCCAGCAGGGGCTGACCCGGTTCGCCGACGGCCCGGACACCGGGACCCCCTGGGTGCCCAACGTCAGTCTCTCCACGGTCACCCCGGGGCGGATCGACGTCCAGTGGCAGACCAGCTTCGACACCGACGACGGTGAACTGACCTACCGGATCTACAAGGACGGTGCGAGCACTCCCGTGCACACCGTCACGGGCTACTCGCTCTTCTGGAACCGTCCGCAGCTGAAGTGGACGGACACCGACGTGGCGGTGGGTGAGACGCACTCGTACCGCATCACCGCGAGCGACGGCACCAACACCAGCGCCAAGTCCCCCGCGCAGTCGGCGACCGTGGCGGCCTCCACCCAGCCCTACCCGGCACGGGTGCTGTCCGACGGGGCGTCGCTCTACTGGCGTTACGACGAGGGCACCTCGACCTTCGCGGCGGACACCACCGGCCAGCTGAACAACGGCTTCCTGCGCAACGCGCCGGCCTACCGCCAGACCCCTGCGGCGATCGCCGGTGATTCGACGGCCATCGGGTTCGACGGCGTCAACGAGTACGTGTACAGCAACAAGCTGCAGGCGCAGCCCTCCCGGTTCTCCGTGGAGACCTGGATCAGGACCACCACCACCCGTGGCGGCAAGGTCATCGGGTTCGGCAATCTGACCATGCAGAACAGCAGCCGCTACGACAAGCAGGTCTACATGGCCAACAACGGGCGCCTCGTCTTCGGCGTCTACAGCGGCGGCTACCGCACCGTCACCACGACGGGGGCCTACAACGACGGCAACTGGCACCACGTCGTCGCCACGCAGGGCACCGGCGGCATGGCGCTCTACGTGGACGGGCAGCTGCGGGCGTCCAACTTCCTCTACTCCGGCAACGAGAACTACCCGGGGTACTGGCGGGTCGGCGGCGACAACCTGGCCAACTGGCCGAACCGCCCGACCAGCAACTTCTTCGCCGGCCAGATCGACGAGACGGCCGTGTACCCGACCGCGCTGAGCGCTTCCCAGGTCAGCGCGCACTACGCCCTGAGGACGAGTGAGTGAGATACCCGTTCCTGGCCGGTGCCGCCGTCGCGCTCGCGACGGCGGTGCTGGCCGCCTGCGGCTCGTCCGGCGGGTCCGGCGACGGGGGCACGGAGGCAGCGGCGGGCAGCAAGCCGTCCGCGGCGGCCTCCGCGACGCCCTCCGTGGCCGGCCCGGCGGCCGGTACGACGGCTCCGAAGCCCCAGAGGTCCAGTGACGTCCCGAAGGTGCCGGCCGGGGAGATCACCCCGGCCACGGGTTCCTTCACCGAGAAGCAGAAGGAGTACCTGACCGACCGCGTGCCCGAGGGGATGGACCCCGCCGCGGTGCTCCAGACGGGGCAGGAGACCTGCGACCGGCTCCGGTACCTGGTCAAGGCCGACCGGGACATCGCCGTCGGCGCGATCGTCTCCGGCGAGGTGGCGGACGCGAAGCCGGCCGTCGCCCATCTCTGCCCCCGTCACCAGGACCTCGTGGACGAGGCCGCGCTCGGTTACGCCGACGGCACCTACGAGGGGTCGAAGGTCCGGCCGGGACGGTACAGGGCCGCCTCTCCGACCACCGCGTGCAGCTGGCAGCTGACCGGGGCCGGCGGCAAGGAGCTGGACTCGGGCTCCTCCGCCACCGGGAAACAGGTCGAGATCACCGTCCCGGGATCCGCCCGCACCTTCACCTCCACAGGCTGCTACGCCTGGTTGCCCCGAGGAGAGAACGGATGAGCAAGCTGCCGATCGCCGTCGCGATCCCCACGAAGAACGAGGGGCTGAACATCGCGGAGGCGGTGAAGTCGGTCCTGGGCCACTTCGAGGCGGTCGTCGTGGTGGACTCCCACAGCACCGACGACACGGCGAAGATCGCCGAGGAGTGCGGGGCCGAGGTGGTCACCTACACCTGGGACGGAGGGCATCCCCGGAAGAAGCAGTGGTGCCTGGAGAACGTCCGGACCGATCTGGACTGGATCCTGCTGCTCGACGGTGACGAGCGGCTCAGCCCCGGGCTGCTCGCGGAGCTGCGGAGGATCTTCGCCGACCAGGACGACCCGAAACCGGCGGCCTACGACATACCGCTGGGCTACTGGTTCTCGGGAAAGCGGCTGCGGCACGGCTACACGATCCGCAAGCGGTCCCTGACCGACCGGACCAGGTGCTACTACCCGGAG
The DNA window shown above is from Streptomyces sp. Alt3 and carries:
- a CDS encoding glycosyltransferase family 2 protein, which gives rise to MSKLPIAVAIPTKNEGLNIAEAVKSVLGHFEAVVVVDSHSTDDTAKIAEECGAEVVTYTWDGGHPRKKQWCLENVRTDLDWILLLDGDERLSPGLLAELRRIFADQDDPKPAAYDIPLGYWFSGKRLRHGYTIRKRSLTDRTRCYYPEVGDLAAPGIGEVEGHYQPVATTAEALSNPIEHQDLDPVTAWFERHNRYSDWEAWLEHHPDVKEQVRRVKSRQGQLFHKAPFKPLVSFAYMYVYRKGFLDGRAGLDFALAMSFYRWQIALKSREGKTG
- a CDS encoding LamG domain-containing protein encodes the protein MMNASTGRRHGGSGRVRAASAALCLFAGALTATAAGTSPAAALTPPVSITADDLTTWQTNGIVWSMAATDGVVYAGGTFSTVRPPGAAAGTSEEPAVNFAAFDAATGAPTGCSLSFTLSSGSATVRALALSPDGGTLYAGGQFGAVNGVGVSNIVAVDTATCTPRQDFKIAVSATVRALDVTADTVYLAGDFNSVGGQTRNKFAAVTTAAGLLPWTANADEVARAVQVTPDGQHVALGGDFFTVNGTTSHALAVVDATTGALTRSYPGFIPNTSTVQDLTTDATGLYTANEGTGGGVFDGRIAIDLDDYQQRWRDTCLGATQAVLVHSGVLYSGSHAHDCASMGGFPDQPRRHLLAQSVDDPTLLPWFPDTNDGIGEPVGPRVMTQTDKGGRHYLWVGGEFTTVNGSGQQGLTRFADGPDTGTPWVPNVSLSTVTPGRIDVQWQTSFDTDDGELTYRIYKDGASTPVHTVTGYSLFWNRPQLKWTDTDVAVGETHSYRITASDGTNTSAKSPAQSATVAASTQPYPARVLSDGASLYWRYDEGTSTFAADTTGQLNNGFLRNAPAYRQTPAAIAGDSTAIGFDGVNEYVYSNKLQAQPSRFSVETWIRTTTTRGGKVIGFGNLTMQNSSRYDKQVYMANNGRLVFGVYSGGYRTVTTTGAYNDGNWHHVVATQGTGGMALYVDGQLRASNFLYSGNENYPGYWRVGGDNLANWPNRPTSNFFAGQIDETAVYPTALSASQVSAHYALRTSE